The sequence below is a genomic window from Sphingomonas crusticola.
GCCTGCTCGCGCAATCGCCGCAGTTCGTGGCCTCGCCCACCGGCGGTTCGACCGTATCGGGCCAGGGCGCCGGCCAGTCCGACCTCAACCTCCGCGGCTTCGGGGCGACCCGCAATCTGGTGCTGGTCAATGGCCGCCGCTATGCCATTTCCGGGCCCGACCAGACGGTCGACATCAACACCATTCCGAGCGCGCTCATCAAGCGGACCGAGGTCGTGACCGGCGGTTCCTCGGCCGTCTACGGCTCGGACGCGATCACTGGCGTCGTGAACTTCATCCTGCGCGACGATTTCCAGGGCGTCGAGGCGCGCGCGCAGATCAACGGCAATTCGCCGACCAATGCGCGGACCTATGATGCCACGCTGACCTTCGGCGGCAATTTCGCTGACGGTCGCGGCAATGCGGTGATTTCCGCCAATTATCTGAAGCGCGATCCGATCACCCGGCGCGATCGTGGCGGCTTCACTTCGGTCGCGCTGGCCGATGGCTGCACGGTGCCCGGTTCGGAAGATCCAACCACGCACGTTGGCACGCCATTCGTCGTGCCGGGCGGACAGACCTGCCGCACCGCCGGCGGCCAGCCAGGCTACATTTTCGGGGGCTCGGGCGATATTCCCAACAGCCGCATTTCGGGCATTCCGACGTTCGGCGCGGCCAGCCCGGCGCTGCAGGCGGCTTACACCGCGGCCGGCCTGACCGGCATCGGCGGCTTCGGCCTGACCTTCAACGACACGGGCACGACGCCGCGCGTCGCGCTGGATCCGGCCGATCGCTACAATCTGGCGCCCGATAATTATCTGATCATCCCGCAGAAGCGGTACATGATCAACGCGCTCAGCCATTATGATTTCACGCCCGGCATCACCGGCTATATGGAACTGCATTATTCGCAGAATGAGGTCGTGGCGCAGCTGGCGCCGTCGAATGTCGGCGTGTCGACTTTGCTCAACACCAACAATCCCTATCTGACGGCGGGCCTGCAGAACGTGCTGCGGACGCTCGATGCGGCTGAGACGGGGACGATCAGCGTCTCCTCCGGCCCCGTCACACGCACCACCACCGCCAATGACGGACTCGCGGTGGTCACGCTCGGCCGCCGCTATCAGGAGGTAGGCCCTCGTACCGCAGTTCAGCGGCGCAACGTCTTCCGCGGGGCGTTCGGTGTCAGGGGAGATTTCGGCGACCTGATCGAAGGCGGCATCCGCGATCTGTCGTACGACGTCTATTACAGCTACGCGCGCACCAACTTCACTGAAGAACTGAACAACGCTTTGTCGCGCAGCGCGCTGCAGACCGCGCTGCTGCGTCCCAACGCCACCAGCAACCCGCTCTGCAACGTGTTCGGGCAGAATATCTCGGCCGCCTGCATCAAGGCGATCTCGGTCACCGCGACCAATACCACCCAGGCGACCCAGCAGGTCGCCGCAGCGACGGTTACCGGCAAGTTGTTCAAGCTGCCGGCCGGCGACATCGCCTTCGACCTCGGCGCCGAGTGGCGCAAGAACGGCGCATTGTTCCGGCCCGACCAGTACCTCTCGTCTGGCGACGTGGTCGGCTTCAATGCCGGCTT
It includes:
- a CDS encoding TonB-dependent receptor domain-containing protein, producing the protein MQNAVHTCTRARLWGGAAALAFMAYWGSGPAFAQTASTSTPAAAAQGPSDEAEVVVTGSRLAAEGFSAPTPVSVVSAQDIQLSGTVNVERLLAQSPQFVASPTGGSTVSGQGAGQSDLNLRGFGATRNLVLVNGRRYAISGPDQTVDINTIPSALIKRTEVVTGGSSAVYGSDAITGVVNFILRDDFQGVEARAQINGNSPTNARTYDATLTFGGNFADGRGNAVISANYLKRDPITRRDRGGFTSVALADGCTVPGSEDPTTHVGTPFVVPGGQTCRTAGGQPGYIFGGSGDIPNSRISGIPTFGAASPALQAAYTAAGLTGIGGFGLTFNDTGTTPRVALDPADRYNLAPDNYLIIPQKRYMINALSHYDFTPGITGYMELHYSQNEVVAQLAPSNVGVSTLLNTNNPYLTAGLQNVLRTLDAAETGTISVSSGPVTRTTTANDGLAVVTLGRRYQEVGPRTAVQRRNVFRGAFGVRGDFGDLIEGGIRDLSYDVYYSYARTNFTEELNNALSRSALQTALLRPNATSNPLCNVFGQNISAACIKAISVTATNTTQATQQVAAATVTGKLFKLPAGDIAFDLGAEWRKNGALFRPDQYLSSGDVVGFNAGLPTGGSISAKEVFGELRVPILADIPFFRSLTVNGAFRYSKYDLKGVGGVWTYLAGGEWQPISDITFRGQYQRAIRAPNVNELYGGLNRTNPLATDPCSARQPTAQQTAAVRATCVATGVPAAAVFTAAVQPNTFFPVDQGGNPNVGEEKSDTITFGAVFTPTFIPRLRVSVDYFQIKLDGAISLLGGGLNNTLNLCYNVLHDANSEFCRAIKRDPNSGSITDQYPAQVLAANTGQLKTSGIDFVVRYTQPLGFGVFGKSTSSLSFGSDWTYLKEFTSTPVAAFPSIKNKCAGAFGQTCGEPLPRWKGTTRVTWDLGDVSFSVRHRYVGKVTDDRYIVPHRQGSATAPNLADLSHPVESDRNYIDLSFNADVFKNIQIFGGANNVFANKPPVIGSAQVRANTYPATYDSIGTEFFLGAVVKF